A single genomic interval of Adhaeribacter pallidiroseus harbors:
- the lipA gene encoding lipoyl synthase — protein sequence MVMLPVIQPVEAPTKARKPDWLRVKLPVGKEYAKVRNLVDQYKLHTICESGNCPNMGECWGAGTATFMILGNVCTRSCSFCAVATGRPNEYDQDEPRRVAEAIKLMGVKHAVITSVNRDELKDRGASIWHETVVQVKQLSPETTIETLIPDVKANWDALLTMISAGQEVVSHNMETVKELYRMVRPQAKYERSLEQIKHIKEYGKRTKSGIMLGVGETKDQVYQAIDDLVANGLDILTLGQYLQPTKRHLEVAEFIHPDLFAHYREEGLNRGLKYVESGPLVRSSYHAERHVFI from the coding sequence ATTGTTATGCTTCCGGTTATTCAACCGGTAGAAGCACCAACCAAAGCACGAAAGCCAGATTGGTTACGGGTAAAATTACCGGTTGGGAAAGAATATGCCAAGGTCAGAAATCTGGTAGATCAATATAAATTACATACTATCTGCGAAAGCGGTAATTGCCCTAATATGGGCGAATGTTGGGGTGCTGGAACGGCTACCTTTATGATTTTAGGAAACGTGTGTACGCGCAGTTGTTCGTTTTGTGCCGTAGCAACCGGTCGCCCTAACGAATATGATCAGGATGAACCGCGGCGGGTAGCAGAAGCAATTAAGTTAATGGGAGTAAAGCATGCTGTTATTACCTCAGTTAACCGCGATGAATTAAAAGATCGGGGCGCCAGCATTTGGCACGAAACCGTAGTGCAAGTAAAACAATTATCGCCCGAAACAACTATTGAAACCCTTATTCCGGATGTAAAAGCAAACTGGGATGCTTTACTTACCATGATCTCAGCTGGTCAGGAAGTAGTTTCGCATAATATGGAAACAGTAAAAGAATTATACCGTATGGTACGTCCACAAGCTAAATATGAGCGTAGTTTAGAACAAATTAAACACATTAAAGAATATGGTAAGCGCACCAAATCGGGTATCATGCTGGGAGTAGGAGAAACCAAAGATCAGGTTTACCAAGCCATAGATGATTTAGTGGCCAATGGTTTAGATATTTTAACTTTAGGGCAATACTTACAACCTACCAAGCGGCATTTAGAAGTAGCAGAGTTTATTCATCCTGATTTATTTGCGCATTATCGCGAAGAAGGTCTTAACCGAGGCCTTAAATACGTTGAATCTGGCCCATTGGTACGATCGTCTTACCACGCAGAGCGGCACGTATTTATTTAA
- the ytxJ gene encoding bacillithiol system redox-active protein YtxJ, giving the protein MQWNALTSAEQLENIKAESKQQPVIIFKHSTSCSISATAKSRLERQWDTIGLDNVKPYYLDLLSYRSVSNQIATLFEVRHESPQLLLIRDGECTSDWSHLGIRLDEVKKALA; this is encoded by the coding sequence ATTCAATGGAATGCACTTACCTCTGCGGAACAATTAGAAAATATAAAGGCAGAATCGAAACAACAACCAGTTATAATTTTCAAACATAGTACCTCTTGTTCCATAAGCGCTACGGCTAAAAGCCGTTTAGAGCGACAATGGGATACTATAGGCCTAGATAACGTGAAACCGTACTATTTAGACCTTTTATCTTATAGATCTGTATCAAATCAGATTGCTACCCTTTTTGAGGTTCGGCACGAGTCGCCGCAATTGCTTTTAATCCGCGATGGCGAGTGTACCTCCGATTGGTCACATCTAGGAATTAGGCTAGATGAAGTAAAAAAAGCATTGGCTTAG
- a CDS encoding alpha-ketoacid dehydrogenase subunit alpha/beta, which produces MNYNRKDYSDDDLLHLYRGILLPRMIEERMLILLRQGRISKWFSGIGQEAISVGAALALDPDEYILPLHRNLGIFTCRNMPLDRLFAQFQGKTTGFTKGRDRSFHFGSQEHHIVGMISHLGPQLAVADGIALADLLEKKKKVTLVFSGDGGASEGDFHEALNVAAVWNLPVIFMIENNGYGLSTPNSEQFKFNYFIDKGPAYGIDTLQIDGNNVLEVYDTVRQTAASMRKNPRPILIEAMTFRMRGHEEASGTKYVPQELFEKWSKKDPVENYEKYLLDEKVLTARLLAATRDEFKATIDQGLEAAFATPMPTADEATELADVYAPYQPAVEEPASDRQSEKRYVDAITDALRQSLEKYPELILMGQDIAEYGGVFKVTEGLVEQFGKERVRNTPLCESAIVGIGLGLSIKKKKSVIEMQFADFVSCAFNQIVNNLAKSHYRWGQNADVVIRMPTGAGTAAGPFHSQSNEAWFFHTPGLKMVYPSSPYEAKGLLNAAIADPNPILYFEHKLLYRSITTQVPDNYYTIEIGKAHLVMEGADFSIITYGLGVHWATQLLQTMPEVKADILDLRTLLPWDQEAVRTTVQKTGRVLIVHEDTVTGGIGAEISAWISEHCFRHLDSPVIRVGSLDTPVPFSPPLEQLFLPMQRLKQKIEQLLQY; this is translated from the coding sequence ATGAATTATAATCGCAAAGATTACTCCGACGACGACCTGTTGCACTTGTACCGCGGTATTTTACTACCCCGCATGATTGAAGAACGCATGCTGATTTTGCTGCGCCAAGGCCGTATTAGTAAATGGTTTTCGGGGATTGGGCAAGAAGCCATATCGGTAGGTGCCGCCCTGGCGCTGGATCCCGACGAGTATATATTGCCCTTACATCGGAATTTAGGAATTTTTACCTGCCGGAATATGCCTTTGGACCGGTTATTTGCGCAGTTTCAAGGCAAAACAACCGGCTTTACCAAAGGCCGCGATCGATCTTTCCATTTTGGCTCCCAAGAACACCATATCGTCGGTATGATCTCGCACCTAGGTCCGCAACTAGCCGTAGCCGATGGCATTGCTTTAGCCGATTTATTAGAGAAAAAAAAGAAAGTAACCTTGGTTTTTAGTGGTGATGGGGGTGCCAGTGAAGGCGATTTTCACGAAGCTTTAAATGTAGCCGCTGTTTGGAATTTGCCGGTTATTTTTATGATCGAAAACAACGGTTACGGTTTATCTACGCCTAATTCGGAGCAGTTTAAATTTAATTATTTTATTGATAAAGGCCCGGCCTACGGTATAGATACTTTGCAGATTGACGGCAACAATGTGTTGGAAGTGTACGATACGGTTCGCCAAACGGCCGCCAGTATGCGCAAAAATCCGCGCCCGATTTTAATTGAAGCCATGACCTTCCGGATGCGCGGCCACGAAGAAGCATCGGGTACCAAATATGTACCGCAGGAATTATTTGAAAAATGGTCGAAAAAGGACCCGGTAGAAAACTACGAAAAATACCTGCTCGATGAAAAAGTATTAACCGCTCGGTTGTTGGCCGCTACCCGCGATGAATTTAAAGCCACCATTGACCAAGGTTTAGAAGCAGCTTTTGCTACCCCCATGCCCACTGCCGATGAAGCCACGGAACTTGCCGATGTATATGCGCCGTATCAACCAGCTGTAGAAGAACCTGCCTCCGATAGGCAATCTGAGAAGCGCTACGTAGATGCCATAACCGATGCTTTGCGCCAAAGCCTGGAGAAATACCCGGAGTTAATATTAATGGGGCAGGACATTGCCGAATACGGCGGGGTGTTTAAAGTAACGGAAGGTTTAGTGGAGCAATTTGGCAAGGAGCGCGTTCGCAATACACCTCTCTGCGAGTCGGCTATTGTGGGAATTGGTTTGGGCTTATCGATAAAAAAGAAAAAATCCGTAATAGAAATGCAGTTCGCCGATTTTGTGAGCTGTGCTTTTAATCAGATAGTAAATAATTTGGCGAAATCGCATTACCGTTGGGGGCAAAATGCCGATGTAGTTATCCGGATGCCGACAGGAGCTGGTACCGCCGCTGGCCCTTTCCACTCGCAATCTAACGAAGCCTGGTTTTTTCATACACCAGGCCTTAAAATGGTTTATCCATCCAGCCCTTACGAGGCCAAAGGTTTGTTAAATGCGGCTATTGCTGATCCTAACCCAATATTATACTTTGAGCATAAACTCTTGTATCGTTCTATTACTACTCAAGTGCCGGATAATTATTATACCATAGAAATAGGAAAAGCTCATCTGGTAATGGAAGGTGCTGACTTTTCGATTATTACGTATGGGCTGGGAGTACATTGGGCCACGCAGCTATTGCAGACCATGCCCGAAGTAAAAGCCGATATCCTAGATTTAAGAACCTTATTACCCTGGGACCAGGAAGCCGTTAGAACAACTGTTCAGAAAACTGGTCGGGTTTTAATAGTACACGAAGATACCGTAACTGGTGGAATAGGTGCAGAAATCAGCGCCTGGATATCCGAGCATTGCTTCCGGCATCTAGATAGCCCAGTGATACGGGTTGGTAGTTTAGATACGCCCGTACCTTTTTCGCCTCCTTTAGAGCAGTTGTTTTTGCCCATGCAGCGTTTAAAACAAAAAATAGAGCAGTTGCTGCAGTATTAA
- a CDS encoding M16 family metallopeptidase — protein MIDFKEFTLDNGLRVIVHEDFATPMAVLNVLYDVGSKDESETQTGFAHLFEHLMFSGSVNIPSYDEPLQKVGGENNAFTSPDITNYYLTVPAANIETGFWLESDRMLDLAFSEQGLEVQRKVVVEEFKQNYLNQPYGDVWLKLRPLAYQQHPYKWATIGKEISHIADAQITDVKNFFRKHYSPINAILVVAGNVTVDKAKHLAEKWFGPIPSGQKYHRQLPAEPVQKQARNLEVVADVPLSALYKAYHMPSRLNDGYYAADLLSDILGRGKSSRLYNALVKEQKIFNSIAASMTGSMEPGLLIIQGKLNEGVSLIEADAAVEAITAEIQQQEVEAQELTKVKNQSEASIVFSEIELLNRAMNLAYSKLLGDANLVNEEGTHIQAVTTGDILQTARQVLRPENCSTLYYQAKTQETTAN, from the coding sequence GTGATAGATTTTAAAGAATTTACTCTGGATAATGGTTTGCGTGTAATTGTGCACGAAGATTTTGCTACACCGATGGCGGTGCTGAATGTATTATACGATGTAGGCTCCAAAGATGAATCGGAAACGCAAACAGGCTTTGCGCATTTATTTGAACACTTAATGTTTAGCGGCTCGGTTAATATACCGAGTTACGACGAACCTTTGCAAAAAGTAGGCGGCGAAAATAATGCGTTTACCAGTCCTGATATTACCAATTATTACTTAACGGTTCCGGCTGCCAACATTGAAACCGGCTTTTGGCTCGAATCGGACCGGATGCTAGATTTAGCTTTTTCGGAGCAAGGCTTGGAAGTGCAGCGAAAAGTAGTGGTGGAAGAATTTAAGCAAAATTATTTAAACCAGCCTTACGGCGATGTGTGGCTAAAATTACGCCCGCTGGCCTACCAGCAACACCCCTATAAATGGGCCACCATCGGTAAAGAAATTTCGCATATTGCCGATGCGCAAATAACCGACGTTAAGAACTTTTTCCGGAAGCACTATTCCCCTATAAACGCTATTTTGGTAGTAGCTGGTAATGTAACGGTAGATAAAGCGAAACACCTGGCCGAAAAATGGTTCGGGCCCATTCCCTCCGGGCAAAAATACCACCGCCAGTTACCCGCCGAACCCGTGCAAAAACAAGCCCGGAATTTAGAAGTAGTAGCTGATGTACCTTTAAGTGCGCTCTACAAAGCGTACCACATGCCTTCGCGCCTGAACGATGGTTATTACGCAGCCGACTTGCTCAGCGATATTTTAGGTCGGGGAAAATCGTCGCGGTTGTATAATGCTTTAGTAAAAGAACAGAAAATTTTTAATTCTATTGCTGCTTCTATGACGGGATCCATGGAACCCGGCTTATTAATCATTCAAGGAAAGTTAAACGAAGGGGTTTCTTTAATTGAAGCAGATGCTGCTGTAGAAGCCATTACCGCTGAAATTCAACAACAAGAAGTAGAGGCACAAGAGCTAACCAAAGTTAAAAATCAGTCGGAAGCTTCTATTGTATTTTCAGAAATTGAGTTACTAAACCGGGCTATGAATTTAGCTTACAGCAAGTTACTCGGCGATGCTAATTTGGTGAATGAAGAAGGTACGCACATTCAAGCCGTAACTACCGGGGATATATTGCAAACTGCAAGGCAGGTGCTTCGTCCGGAAAACTGTTCGACATTATATTACCAGGCAAAAACGCAAGAAACAACAGCTAACTAA
- a CDS encoding aldo/keto reductase, which produces MKYNELADSGVKVSAITFGAWAIGGWMWGGADKDDALAAIHKALELGITTIDTAPVYGQGVSEEIVGQALKGKRHEAQILTKYGMRWDIERPGDFMASKDDKGHDLKIYKFAGKESVIYECEQSLKRLQTDYIDLYQIHWPDVSTPIDETMEAIDRLLQEGKIRASGVCNYSAEQMRIADQTVKQVTNQVPYSMVERKVEAEVVPYCLEHGRGILAYSPLQRGILTGKITDDYQFEEGDHRPNTLHFKPHNRTTINAFLQQIKPIADGYGVTLAQLVINWTIQQPAIAAALVGARNPEQVTENAKATDFMLTPDELSQINTLLADVKMVA; this is translated from the coding sequence ATGAAATACAACGAACTGGCCGATAGCGGCGTGAAAGTCTCGGCGATTACTTTTGGGGCTTGGGCCATTGGTGGTTGGATGTGGGGCGGCGCCGATAAAGATGATGCATTGGCGGCTATTCACAAAGCTTTGGAACTGGGCATTACCACCATTGATACGGCCCCGGTGTACGGGCAAGGCGTGAGTGAGGAAATTGTGGGGCAGGCATTAAAAGGCAAACGCCACGAAGCTCAGATTTTAACCAAATACGGCATGCGCTGGGATATTGAGCGGCCCGGCGATTTTATGGCTTCGAAAGATGACAAGGGCCATGATCTTAAAATCTACAAATTTGCCGGTAAAGAAAGTGTAATCTACGAATGCGAACAAAGTTTAAAACGCCTCCAAACCGATTACATTGATTTGTATCAAATTCACTGGCCTGATGTATCTACGCCCATCGACGAAACCATGGAAGCTATAGATAGATTGCTGCAGGAAGGAAAAATTCGCGCCTCAGGAGTTTGTAATTACAGTGCCGAGCAAATGCGCATTGCCGACCAAACTGTAAAACAAGTTACTAACCAAGTGCCTTACAGCATGGTTGAGCGTAAAGTAGAAGCCGAGGTAGTGCCGTATTGCCTGGAACATGGTCGCGGCATTTTAGCTTACAGCCCTTTACAGCGGGGCATTTTAACCGGCAAAATAACCGACGACTACCAATTTGAAGAAGGCGACCATCGGCCCAATACCTTGCACTTTAAACCGCACAACCGCACAACCATCAACGCCTTTTTGCAACAAATAAAACCAATCGCCGATGGGTATGGCGTAACGTTAGCGCAATTAGTTATTAACTGGACCATTCAGCAACCTGCTATTGCGGCAGCCTTAGTAGGAGCCCGTAATCCGGAACAAGTAACCGAAAATGCTAAAGCCACTGATTTTATGCTTACCCCCGATGAGCTTAGTCAGATTAATACTTTGTTAGCCGACGTAAAAATGGTAGCGTAG
- a CDS encoding sugar phosphate isomerase/epimerase family protein, producing MVINNVNNISATENLSRRAFMSTLATAGALLPVAGLANKLLPAKPAKTDRLICIFSKQLQWLSIPEMAKAVAALGYDGIDLTVRKGGHIEPEQAATELPKAIAQIRKAGLEVPMIVTNIFDPQHPLTEPVLKAASQAGVKYYRTDWVEYDPKLGVLKTIAKYKKQVQGLAALNKKYNIHGAYQNHSGTSLGAAVWDLWELLKDVDPRWLGVQYDIMHATAEGGESWENNLELLKNYIHCLDIKDFYWAKKDGKWKHELVPLGQGMVNFKKFFSLVKQYQISGPMSIHLEYDLGGADQGKKQITKPKEEVLAAMKQDLQTLRTLLREAGLV from the coding sequence ATGGTTATAAATAATGTAAATAATATCTCCGCTACAGAAAACCTTTCCCGGCGGGCTTTTATGAGCACTTTAGCCACCGCTGGCGCTTTGTTGCCGGTAGCTGGGCTGGCCAACAAATTACTGCCCGCGAAGCCGGCAAAAACCGACCGCCTGATTTGTATTTTCTCCAAGCAATTGCAGTGGTTAAGCATTCCCGAAATGGCCAAAGCCGTGGCTGCTTTAGGCTATGATGGCATTGATTTAACCGTACGCAAAGGCGGCCACATTGAGCCGGAACAAGCCGCAACCGAGTTACCCAAAGCTATCGCGCAAATCCGGAAAGCCGGCTTGGAAGTGCCCATGATCGTCACGAATATCTTCGACCCCCAGCATCCCTTAACCGAACCTGTTTTAAAAGCCGCTAGCCAGGCCGGCGTTAAATATTACCGCACCGATTGGGTAGAATACGATCCGAAGCTCGGCGTGCTAAAAACAATTGCAAAATATAAAAAGCAAGTGCAGGGCTTAGCCGCCCTGAATAAAAAATACAATATCCACGGGGCTTACCAAAATCACTCTGGCACTAGCCTGGGGGCGGCCGTGTGGGATTTATGGGAATTGTTAAAAGACGTGGACCCGCGTTGGTTAGGGGTGCAGTACGACATTATGCACGCCACGGCCGAAGGCGGCGAATCGTGGGAAAATAACCTCGAGCTACTAAAAAACTATATTCATTGCCTGGATATTAAAGATTTTTACTGGGCCAAAAAAGACGGGAAGTGGAAACACGAGTTAGTACCGCTGGGCCAAGGCATGGTAAATTTTAAAAAATTCTTTAGCCTGGTCAAGCAATACCAAATCTCCGGGCCCATGTCCATCCACCTGGAGTACGATCTGGGGGGAGCTGATCAAGGCAAAAAGCAAATTACCAAACCCAAAGAAGAAGTTTTGGCCGCCATGAAACAAGATCTACAAACCTTACGCACTCTATTGCGGGAAGCTGGGTTGGTTTAA
- a CDS encoding alpha-L-fucosidase, which translates to MRMLRTFCILFIALFLYPPAYSQTLPKPTPRQLAWQQLETTAFLHFTVNTYTDKEWGDGTESPQIFNPAQFDARKLVKTLKETGFKIAIITAKHHDGFCLWPSKYTDHSVKSSPWKDGQGDVVKEIAEACREYGIKFGFYLSPWDQHEPTYGTNQYNDFYKNQLKELLTNYGEVSEVWFDGAKGKNAKDMQYDFNSYWQLVRELQPKAILFSDAGPDVRWVGNESGNAGQTCWSTINATDLAPGKADPAYLNTGDPNGKSWIPAETDVSIRPGWFYHPAEDSKVKSGKELVHLYYQSVGRNSLLLLNIPPNRQGLFSEPDIKSLYDFRSILNETFKTNLAKGTSPATLTDDQLKTSITVPVNKPLELNFKKTITFDRAMFQENIANGQRNMEATLEFWNGKTWQKVETFTTIGYKRLLRFPEIKTSKVRFTVLQAKQPVQLAEVGFYKASDKE; encoded by the coding sequence ATGCGAATGCTACGTACTTTTTGTATTCTGTTTATTGCTTTGTTCCTGTACCCGCCGGCGTATTCCCAAACTTTACCTAAACCTACTCCCCGGCAGCTGGCCTGGCAGCAACTCGAAACTACCGCTTTTCTGCATTTCACGGTAAATACTTACACCGATAAAGAATGGGGCGATGGAACCGAAAGTCCCCAAATTTTTAATCCCGCGCAATTCGATGCCCGGAAATTAGTAAAAACTTTAAAAGAAACGGGTTTTAAAATCGCCATAATTACGGCTAAGCACCACGATGGTTTTTGTTTATGGCCCAGTAAGTACACCGATCATTCGGTAAAAAGCAGTCCCTGGAAAGATGGACAAGGCGATGTGGTGAAAGAAATTGCGGAGGCTTGCCGGGAGTACGGTATAAAATTCGGATTCTATCTTTCGCCCTGGGATCAGCATGAACCTACCTACGGCACTAACCAATACAACGATTTTTATAAAAATCAACTAAAAGAACTGCTCACCAATTACGGCGAAGTCTCGGAAGTGTGGTTCGATGGGGCTAAAGGCAAAAATGCCAAAGACATGCAATACGATTTTAACAGTTACTGGCAATTAGTACGAGAGTTGCAACCCAAAGCCATTTTGTTTTCGGATGCGGGCCCGGATGTGCGTTGGGTCGGTAATGAATCGGGTAATGCGGGACAAACCTGCTGGTCCACCATCAATGCCACTGATTTGGCACCTGGTAAAGCCGACCCTGCTTATTTAAACACCGGCGACCCGAATGGTAAATCCTGGATTCCGGCCGAGACCGATGTATCCATCCGCCCGGGTTGGTTCTATCATCCCGCCGAAGATAGCAAAGTTAAATCCGGCAAAGAACTGGTGCATCTATATTATCAATCAGTAGGCCGTAATAGTTTGCTTTTACTCAACATTCCACCCAATCGCCAAGGTTTATTCTCCGAACCGGATATTAAAAGTTTGTACGATTTCCGAAGTATTTTAAACGAAACATTTAAAACCAATCTGGCAAAAGGTACCAGCCCGGCAACACTCACCGATGATCAACTAAAAACCAGCATTACCGTTCCGGTAAACAAACCACTGGAATTAAATTTTAAAAAAACAATAACTTTTGACCGGGCGATGTTCCAGGAAAATATAGCGAACGGCCAGCGCAATATGGAAGCAACCCTGGAGTTCTGGAACGGTAAAACCTGGCAAAAAGTAGAAACATTTACCACCATTGGCTACAAACGGCTGTTGCGCTTTCCGGAAATTAAAACCAGCAAAGTACGTTTCACGGTACTTCAGGCTAAGCAACCCGTGCAGTTAGCCGAAGTTGGTTTCTATAAAGCTTCTGATAAAGAGTAG
- a CDS encoding SGNH/GDSL hydrolase family protein: MKNSLQKYSALAFIASILLISGCDPEIEDVVKVSKGDLNLDKYVAVGNSLTAGYMDGGLYREGQLNSYPSILAQQFQQAGGGDFTQPLFTEEQENGSGYLRLSAFSPTGLPVLTPVTEKLAIRSQNPTLYTKYTEEINNLGVPGIRMSDIQTAGYGSSQGNPYFERITTNPTQTYLARVAASNPTFFSCWLGNNDILGYATAGAFANSITATETFTTNNSEVINALTANGANGIVATIPDVTGIPFFTTVGPTIKGLLTTAGVPGMVALTRNSNARIQIATSQIKDAAGGNILFPLTSSTYLPLVGQRTGKYWRDLARQAVPTNPTLGLITILVNYQIDTTQLFGVSAGNPWPSALLLDAAEQKDVSDATINFNNILKAKAEEKGLAVFDAYTYFNSLQGGFTQNGVAYSPAFITGNLFSLDGVHLTPRGYALVANEMIKAINAKYNSRIPTADITQYRAVLFP; encoded by the coding sequence ATGAAAAATAGCTTACAAAAATATAGTGCCTTAGCCTTTATAGCTAGTATCCTGCTAATTTCGGGTTGCGACCCCGAAATAGAAGATGTGGTGAAGGTAAGTAAAGGCGACCTGAACCTGGATAAATACGTGGCCGTGGGTAATTCCCTTACGGCAGGTTATATGGATGGCGGCTTGTACCGCGAAGGGCAATTAAATTCGTACCCGAGCATTTTAGCGCAGCAGTTCCAGCAAGCCGGAGGAGGCGATTTTACCCAGCCTTTGTTCACCGAAGAACAAGAAAACGGCAGCGGTTACCTCCGTTTAAGTGCCTTTAGCCCCACCGGATTACCGGTACTAACGCCCGTAACCGAAAAGTTGGCCATTAGGAGCCAAAACCCGACGCTCTACACCAAATACACCGAAGAAATCAATAACCTGGGTGTACCGGGCATCCGGATGTCGGATATTCAAACGGCGGGGTACGGCAGCTCGCAGGGTAATCCGTATTTTGAGCGCATTACTACCAATCCTACGCAAACGTATCTGGCCCGGGTAGCGGCTAGCAATCCAACTTTTTTTAGTTGCTGGTTGGGTAATAACGATATTCTGGGCTATGCTACTGCGGGTGCCTTTGCCAATTCTATAACCGCAACCGAAACCTTTACCACCAACAATTCCGAAGTTATCAATGCCTTAACCGCCAATGGTGCCAATGGTATTGTGGCTACCATCCCGGATGTTACGGGTATTCCGTTCTTTACTACAGTAGGGCCAACCATTAAAGGTTTATTAACCACCGCCGGGGTACCGGGCATGGTGGCGCTTACCCGAAATAGCAATGCCCGCATTCAGATTGCTACGTCGCAAATAAAAGATGCGGCCGGCGGCAATATTTTATTTCCTTTAACCTCCAGTACTTACTTGCCTTTAGTAGGGCAACGGACTGGTAAATACTGGCGCGATTTAGCCCGGCAAGCCGTTCCTACCAATCCTACCCTGGGTTTGATTACTATTTTGGTAAATTACCAGATTGATACTACGCAGCTATTTGGGGTGAGCGCGGGTAATCCTTGGCCAAGTGCTCTTTTGTTGGATGCTGCGGAGCAAAAAGATGTGAGCGACGCTACTATTAATTTTAATAATATTTTAAAAGCCAAAGCCGAGGAAAAAGGTTTAGCGGTTTTTGATGCCTATACTTATTTTAATAGCCTTCAGGGCGGTTTTACGCAGAACGGAGTAGCCTACTCGCCGGCTTTTATTACCGGTAATTTGTTTTCGCTGGATGGGGTGCACTTAACCCCGCGCGGTTACGCCCTAGTGGCCAACGAAATGATTAAAGCCATTAACGCAAAGTACAACTCCCGGATACCCACGGCCGATATTACTCAATACCGGGCTGTATTATTTCCATAA
- a CDS encoding OmpP1/FadL family transporter, whose amino-acid sequence MARIRQNGVQVGISTLFSKSAYQELEPGNATAQTDNPVGTPFQVYGSYGFANDKARVGIGVYTPFGSSVNWGDNWQGRFGLNELTLQAIFVQPTFSYALTDKLSIGAGPILALGGVNLQRSIPLQDANRQEGHVELDGSALGYGFNAGIYFQATENLSVGLNYRSKVTMEVKDGDATFTTPGAAPIASRFPAGTRFDVTLPLPANITLGLGLRATDQLTLAADVQYVQWSVYKSLRFDYSQAVNGSNFTENARNYQDVFIYRLGAEYAVSDKLQVRAGAYLDQSPVESGYLTPETPDANAIGVSAGLSYQLTEKIGIDASFLYVNREKRSDAANLSGGVPGTYKAVGYIPGIAVNYNF is encoded by the coding sequence TTGGCGCGCATCCGGCAAAATGGCGTACAAGTCGGCATAAGTACCTTGTTTTCTAAAAGCGCTTATCAGGAGTTGGAGCCAGGTAACGCTACCGCGCAAACCGATAATCCGGTGGGTACGCCTTTTCAGGTGTATGGCTCTTACGGATTTGCGAATGATAAAGCGCGCGTGGGCATTGGGGTATATACGCCCTTTGGCTCTTCCGTGAATTGGGGCGATAATTGGCAGGGTCGATTTGGATTAAATGAACTGACCTTACAAGCCATTTTTGTTCAGCCAACTTTTAGCTATGCCCTTACCGATAAACTTAGCATTGGGGCCGGGCCTATTCTGGCCTTAGGCGGCGTAAACCTGCAACGTAGCATTCCGCTGCAAGATGCCAACCGCCAAGAAGGCCATGTGGAATTAGACGGTAGTGCCCTAGGATACGGCTTTAACGCTGGTATTTATTTTCAGGCCACGGAAAATTTATCAGTGGGCCTTAATTACCGCTCTAAAGTAACCATGGAAGTTAAAGATGGCGACGCTACTTTTACTACTCCCGGGGCCGCTCCGATTGCTTCCCGTTTTCCGGCCGGTACCCGGTTTGATGTTACGTTACCTTTACCGGCTAACATAACTTTAGGTTTAGGCCTGCGGGCTACCGACCAACTAACCTTAGCAGCTGATGTGCAATATGTGCAGTGGAGTGTTTATAAATCGCTGCGGTTTGATTATAGCCAAGCGGTAAACGGCAGCAATTTTACGGAAAATGCCCGTAATTACCAGGATGTGTTTATTTACCGTTTAGGTGCCGAATACGCTGTATCGGATAAGCTACAAGTAAGGGCGGGCGCTTACCTCGATCAATCGCCGGTAGAAAGCGGCTATCTTACACCCGAAACACCCGATGCCAATGCGATAGGCGTATCGGCTGGGTTGAGTTACCAGCTTACCGAAAAAATTGGGATTGATGCTTCTTTTCTGTACGTAAACCGGGAGAAGCGCAGCGATGCGGCTAACTTATCAGGGGGAGTGCCCGGCACCTATAAAGCCGTAGGTTACATTCCGGGCATCGCGGTAAATTATAATTTTTAA